A single region of the Paludibacter jiangxiensis genome encodes:
- a CDS encoding Shedu anti-phage system protein SduA domain-containing protein translates to MLSKELQSILAETKGEGEISSFLAHNPNLIRWAVCRTGGHSTYVLKEFPFGSKYKADFVVPMSYSGAWEVNIIELEPPDDIVITKEGLPSNRLNKAISQINDWKEYIARNPLEFRMDLSNWCIKKDLLGFFNDKKTPTNNTGDLLNSPETAIFYNYYIFIGNRENVDNEKRRRVNQLRNEIEIFTYGRFLDIAKNFDKAEMNPNETIFFTRLR, encoded by the coding sequence ATGCTAAGCAAAGAATTGCAATCTATTTTAGCTGAAACTAAAGGCGAAGGAGAGATCTCATCCTTTTTAGCTCACAATCCCAATTTGATAAGATGGGCTGTTTGTAGAACAGGAGGTCATAGTACCTATGTTTTAAAAGAATTTCCGTTTGGATCAAAATATAAGGCTGATTTTGTTGTCCCGATGTCATATTCAGGTGCATGGGAAGTTAATATCATTGAACTTGAACCGCCTGATGATATAGTAATTACAAAAGAAGGACTTCCTTCGAATCGTTTGAACAAGGCAATTTCCCAAATAAATGATTGGAAAGAATATATTGCGAGAAACCCTTTGGAGTTTCGCATGGATTTATCTAATTGGTGTATAAAAAAAGATTTACTGGGATTTTTTAATGACAAGAAAACGCCTACTAATAATACTGGTGATTTACTTAATTCTCCAGAGACGGCAATTTTTTATAACTACTACATTTTTATAGGGAATAGAGAAAATGTTGATAATGAAAAGCGTAGGAGGGTTAATCAATTGCGTAATGAGATAGAAATTTTCACTTATGGTAGATTTTTGGATATTGCAAAAAATTTTGATAAGGCAGAAATGAATCCAAATGAAACTATTTTTTTTACGCGACTCAGATGA
- a CDS encoding dihydrodipicolinate synthase family protein, which produces MQKRFSGVVVPMITPLKKDFTVDVDAVAVIMKRFAQYGIHPLVLGTTGESSSVDEKESLRFVEAAVKAKSPGQCVYAGLVGNQVAELIKRGNQFIELGADVVVATLPSYYILTPDQMVTFYTQLADNVKGPVMMYNIKATTQMSIPLDVVAKLSNHPNIWGLKDSERDADRMKACIEAYMERADFAYFCGWGAQSFGSLQLGADGVVPSTGNIVPELYGKLMDAAKVGDWKTTQHYQELTDKVGAVYQKDRTLGESLASLKVLMNHEGICGTTMMPPLTELTAERNQQIIDSFEALKKELK; this is translated from the coding sequence ATGCAAAAAAGATTTTCAGGTGTAGTGGTGCCGATGATTACACCGCTCAAAAAAGACTTTACGGTAGATGTGGACGCGGTTGCCGTTATTATGAAACGTTTTGCCCAATATGGCATTCATCCTCTGGTTTTGGGAACAACCGGCGAATCAAGTTCAGTAGATGAAAAAGAGAGCCTTCGTTTTGTAGAGGCCGCTGTCAAGGCAAAGAGTCCCGGACAGTGTGTGTATGCCGGTTTGGTAGGCAATCAGGTAGCCGAACTGATCAAACGAGGCAATCAGTTTATCGAACTGGGTGCCGATGTGGTCGTGGCTACATTGCCTTCGTATTACATCCTTACGCCGGATCAGATGGTGACATTTTATACGCAGTTGGCCGACAATGTGAAAGGGCCGGTGATGATGTACAACATCAAAGCTACCACGCAGATGTCTATTCCTTTGGACGTGGTTGCCAAACTGAGCAATCACCCCAATATCTGGGGCTTGAAGGATTCGGAACGTGATGCCGATCGCATGAAAGCATGCATCGAGGCCTATATGGAGAGAGCAGATTTCGCTTATTTCTGTGGCTGGGGAGCACAAAGCTTCGGCAGTTTGCAATTGGGTGCCGACGGCGTGGTACCGAGTACCGGAAACATCGTGCCTGAACTGTACGGTAAACTGATGGATGCTGCGAAAGTTGGCGATTGGAAAACGACTCAACATTATCAGGAGCTGACCGATAAGGTAGGTGCAGTTTACCAGAAAGATCGTACGTTGGGCGAATCGCTGGCTTCGTTGAAGGTGTTGATGAACCATGAGGGCATTTGCGGTACTACGATGATGCCTCCGTTGACAGAGCTGACTGCCGAACGTAATCAGCAGATTATCGACAGTTTCGAAGCATTGAAAAAAGAATTGAAATAA
- a CDS encoding sodium:solute symporter has product MNQEPIHWIDGLIVAASVVFTIGTGFYFARRQKSSDRYFSGSKNIPSWAIGISIFATLLSSVTFLAYPAAAYKSNWILLVQGLMVPVVLVGLIGFIVPLFRKAIKLSTYEYFERRFGVFARMYSSVAFLLTHFSKMGTVLYLVSIALSSFTHFPVLTVMLVLSIAIITLTVLGGMEAVIWMDVIQGGLLIGGGLLCLGILLFRPEGGPTVALSQAFQVGKIDVGPFNFSFSELTFWVMVVNGAFYALQKYGTDQTIVQRYLAAKSDKDAKHAALIGVIMSVAVWTLFMLIGSLLYVYYHNGTATLPEGISADKVFPLFISTQLPVGAVGLVLAALVAAALASLQSDLNCISAIGIADYYLRFKPNSTDKQQLRMGRILVLVAGILMMTVAYLYVTWEGEGVLGVVFGLYAIFSAGIVGIFLLGLLSRRANWQGLYIGIAVCILFTAYAVLTTTKIDDTPILDLGKFNFPHHKYMLGVYSHIIVLVVGYIASLFFKSEPADEHLTIYGYIKSKK; this is encoded by the coding sequence ATGAACCAGGAACCTATTCATTGGATTGATGGACTGATTGTTGCTGCCTCGGTGGTATTTACAATCGGTACCGGATTTTATTTTGCGCGACGTCAGAAGAGTTCGGATCGTTATTTTTCGGGAAGTAAAAATATTCCTTCCTGGGCGATTGGTATCTCCATCTTTGCCACGTTGTTGAGCAGTGTTACATTTTTGGCCTATCCGGCAGCGGCCTATAAGTCGAACTGGATATTACTGGTGCAGGGTCTGATGGTGCCGGTGGTACTGGTCGGCCTGATCGGATTTATCGTGCCGCTGTTCAGAAAAGCAATTAAATTAAGTACGTACGAATATTTTGAACGTCGTTTCGGCGTGTTTGCCCGTATGTACAGTTCCGTAGCGTTTTTGCTGACCCACTTTTCGAAGATGGGAACGGTACTTTACCTGGTCAGTATTGCGCTGAGCAGTTTCACCCATTTCCCGGTGCTGACCGTGATGCTGGTGCTTTCCATCGCAATTATCACCCTGACGGTTTTGGGCGGAATGGAAGCCGTAATCTGGATGGACGTGATTCAGGGAGGTCTGTTGATTGGTGGCGGATTGCTCTGTCTGGGAATCCTCTTGTTCCGTCCCGAAGGCGGACCAACAGTGGCTTTGAGTCAGGCTTTCCAAGTGGGAAAGATTGATGTCGGACCGTTCAATTTCAGCTTTTCCGAGCTCACTTTTTGGGTAATGGTAGTTAACGGAGCCTTTTATGCGCTGCAAAAATATGGTACCGATCAAACCATCGTGCAACGTTATCTGGCTGCAAAATCCGACAAAGACGCGAAACATGCGGCGTTGATCGGGGTGATTATGAGTGTGGCTGTCTGGACATTGTTTATGTTGATCGGTTCGTTGCTGTATGTCTATTATCACAACGGAACGGCAACATTGCCCGAAGGCATTTCGGCCGATAAGGTTTTCCCTCTTTTTATCAGTACACAGTTGCCGGTAGGCGCTGTTGGCTTGGTACTGGCTGCATTGGTTGCTGCTGCACTTGCCAGTTTGCAATCCGATCTGAACTGTATCTCGGCTATTGGAATCGCCGACTATTATCTCCGTTTTAAGCCTAATAGCACGGATAAACAGCAGTTGCGGATGGGGCGGATTTTGGTGTTGGTTGCCGGTATCCTGATGATGACGGTTGCTTACCTTTACGTTACCTGGGAAGGCGAAGGCGTCCTCGGGGTTGTCTTTGGATTGTATGCCATCTTCTCGGCCGGTATCGTGGGAATCTTTCTGTTGGGATTGCTCTCCCGTCGTGCTAACTGGCAGGGTTTGTACATCGGAATTGCGGTATGTATTCTGTTTACCGCTTATGCTGTGCTGACAACAACTAAAATCGACGATACGCCGATTCTCGATCTGGGAAAATTCAATTTCCCGCATCACAAATATATGTTGGGTGTTTATAGCCACATCATCGTGTTGGTGGTGGGTTACATTGCCAGCCTGTTCTTCAAATCGGAACCGGCAGACGAACACCTGACCATTTATGGGTATATTAAAAGCAAAAAATAA
- a CDS encoding iron-containing alcohol dehydrogenase has product MNSVVLQQPGTIVFGEDSIQQLAECRFITSSEQILMLVATPLLEALAPSVEAIKASGKKVELVEYNFPGEPTFAQFDTLLAISEKFNPDCIIGVGGGSVLDCSKLLAALTGNTQKLAEVVGIGILNGRNRKLICVPTTSGTGSEMSPNAILLNEATLAKSGIISPYLVPDACFIDPALTVSLPAKLTAETGMDALSHCIEAFTNKFAHPAVDTYALKGIELIAANLQRACENGKDMEARAALALGSMYGGLCLGPVNTSAIHALSYGLGGKFHVPHGLANAILMPEVLRFNRIASPARHAQLALALGVEKQSTDEATALAGIEKIAAISKACGIPQHLTEIGIGKEDLSELADIAMNVTRLLKNNPREVTKADAIEIYTKLL; this is encoded by the coding sequence ATGAATTCTGTAGTTTTACAACAACCGGGAACCATTGTTTTCGGCGAAGATAGCATACAACAACTGGCCGAATGCCGGTTTATCACATCATCCGAGCAAATATTAATGTTGGTTGCCACTCCTCTTTTAGAGGCGCTGGCACCTTCTGTTGAGGCTATTAAAGCTTCCGGCAAAAAGGTGGAATTGGTGGAATATAACTTTCCCGGAGAACCTACCTTTGCACAATTCGATACATTACTGGCAATTTCGGAAAAGTTCAACCCCGATTGCATTATCGGCGTAGGAGGCGGTAGCGTTCTCGATTGCTCAAAATTGTTGGCGGCACTTACCGGCAATACTCAAAAACTGGCGGAAGTAGTAGGTATTGGTATTCTTAATGGCCGTAACCGTAAACTGATCTGCGTGCCGACTACATCGGGAACCGGCAGCGAAATGTCGCCCAATGCCATTTTGCTCAACGAAGCAACTTTGGCAAAAAGCGGTATCATTAGTCCGTATCTGGTTCCGGATGCCTGCTTTATCGATCCGGCGTTGACGGTGTCTCTTCCGGCAAAACTGACTGCCGAAACGGGTATGGATGCTCTTTCGCATTGCATCGAGGCATTTACCAATAAATTTGCCCATCCGGCAGTCGATACGTATGCATTGAAAGGAATTGAGCTGATAGCGGCAAACCTTCAACGTGCCTGCGAAAACGGCAAGGACATGGAAGCCCGTGCCGCTTTGGCGCTGGGATCGATGTACGGAGGCTTGTGTCTGGGGCCGGTCAATACTTCGGCTATCCATGCTTTGTCGTATGGTTTGGGAGGTAAATTCCATGTACCGCATGGCCTGGCCAATGCCATACTGATGCCCGAAGTCTTGCGATTCAACAGGATTGCGTCTCCGGCTCGTCATGCGCAGCTTGCACTGGCGTTGGGCGTAGAAAAACAATCGACTGATGAGGCTACAGCGTTGGCAGGTATCGAAAAGATTGCCGCTATATCAAAAGCATGCGGCATTCCGCAACATCTGACAGAGATTGGTATCGGTAAAGAAGACTTGTCGGAACTGGCTGATATTGCCATGAACGTCACCCGATTGCTGAAGAACAATCCGCGTGAAGTGACCAAAGCGGATGCAATAGAAATTTATACGAAACTATTATAA
- the pdxA gene encoding 4-hydroxythreonine-4-phosphate dehydrogenase PdxA, with product MTPIIGISMGDPAGIGPEICIKALSDATVYERCRPVVIGDAAVMAQAATLLNAPLKVNAIEKIADATFAFGTVDVYDLKNVTLSELKPGEVSAMAGNAAFEAVHKVIELALANEVDATVTAPINKESIHKAGHHFSGHTEIYAHYTNTAKYAMLLADDNLRVIHATTHVSLRQACDLCKKERVLEVISLLNDACVQFGYEKPRIAVAGLNPHAGENGLFGDEEINEIIPAIKEANAKGYNVEGPIPPDTIFVKAVQGKYDGCVVMYHDQGHIPFKLEGFQWDNEKQTMKSVKGVNITLGLPIIRTSVDHGTAFEIAGKGIASPDAMLVALDYAILMAKNRTK from the coding sequence ATGACCCCGATTATAGGAATTAGCATGGGCGATCCCGCCGGGATTGGTCCTGAAATATGTATCAAAGCGCTATCGGATGCGACTGTTTACGAACGTTGCCGTCCGGTGGTGATTGGTGATGCGGCTGTGATGGCGCAGGCTGCCACGCTGTTGAATGCTCCGCTCAAGGTAAATGCAATCGAAAAGATTGCCGATGCAACCTTTGCTTTCGGCACGGTGGACGTGTACGATCTGAAGAACGTTACTCTTTCGGAACTCAAGCCGGGTGAAGTGTCGGCTATGGCGGGGAATGCCGCTTTTGAGGCCGTGCATAAGGTGATTGAGCTGGCTTTGGCCAACGAAGTGGATGCTACGGTTACGGCTCCTATCAACAAAGAGTCGATTCACAAGGCAGGGCACCATTTTTCGGGACATACCGAAATTTATGCTCATTATACCAATACAGCAAAATATGCCATGTTGCTGGCCGATGATAACCTGCGCGTGATTCATGCCACTACGCACGTTTCGCTTCGTCAGGCGTGTGATTTGTGCAAGAAAGAACGTGTGCTGGAGGTTATCTCATTGTTGAACGATGCGTGTGTGCAGTTTGGTTATGAAAAGCCGCGTATCGCTGTGGCGGGCCTCAATCCGCATGCCGGCGAAAACGGGCTGTTTGGAGACGAAGAAATCAACGAAATAATACCCGCCATCAAAGAGGCGAATGCCAAAGGCTACAATGTGGAAGGCCCGATTCCTCCCGACACTATTTTTGTGAAAGCCGTTCAGGGAAAATATGACGGTTGCGTGGTGATGTACCACGACCAGGGGCATATTCCTTTCAAACTGGAAGGTTTTCAGTGGGACAACGAAAAGCAAACCATGAAAAGCGTGAAGGGTGTGAATATTACCCTTGGTTTGCCGATCATCCGTACCTCGGTCGATCATGGTACGGCGTTTGAAATTGCAGGCAAGGGCATTGCTTCGCCTGACGCCATGCTGGTAGCTTTGGATTATGCAATCTTGATGGCTAAAAACAGAACAAAATGA
- a CDS encoding four-carbon acid sugar kinase family protein, with amino-acid sequence MITVIADDLTGAAEIAGVCLRYGLKVAFGLDSVPEEPADVVVIATDSRSGTIDGAYRIHRLMATKASTSDDTLIFKKVDSVLRGYIVQEIKAVMSVTGKSKVLLQPANPAAGRCIRDGKYFVGDTLLEETGFSADPDFPAGTSEVAELLNERALVGDKANQFPIITGDVREFQEKAIYLPDCSSENELGLPLANWEPDTLLAGSAAFFEQVLLRITGAKKAVANKSIDISSSFLIVCGTAHPQGQRFLERLKTEAGCPIRYFPSQFLQEKISEGEFSRWAKSLIPDWKWSNKMAISVSQSKVSFPGSSSLLRLRMDEVVAELVKNCPVQELLIEGGATAYSVLNYLKWKTLIPEQELEPGVVRMRVGRKPSLYLTIKPGSYSWPSGIAGIKN; translated from the coding sequence ATGATAACGGTAATTGCAGACGACTTGACGGGTGCCGCCGAAATAGCCGGTGTATGCCTTCGCTACGGACTCAAAGTGGCTTTCGGGCTCGACTCTGTTCCCGAAGAGCCGGCCGATGTGGTAGTAATTGCTACCGATAGCCGGTCGGGCACAATCGATGGAGCCTATCGTATTCACCGCCTGATGGCAACAAAAGCGTCGACATCAGACGATACGCTTATTTTCAAGAAGGTGGATTCCGTGCTGCGAGGGTATATCGTGCAGGAAATCAAAGCTGTGATGTCGGTAACGGGTAAATCGAAAGTTTTACTTCAGCCGGCAAACCCTGCGGCAGGTCGTTGCATCCGTGATGGAAAATATTTTGTGGGAGATACATTGCTGGAAGAGACCGGTTTTTCTGCCGATCCTGATTTTCCGGCAGGAACCTCAGAGGTGGCTGAGCTCTTGAATGAAAGAGCCCTGGTGGGAGATAAGGCCAACCAGTTTCCAATCATTACCGGCGATGTTCGGGAGTTTCAGGAAAAGGCAATCTATCTTCCTGATTGCAGTTCTGAAAACGAACTCGGATTGCCTCTTGCAAATTGGGAGCCGGATACATTGCTGGCCGGAAGTGCCGCATTTTTTGAGCAGGTGTTGCTCAGGATTACTGGAGCAAAGAAGGCAGTGGCAAACAAATCGATAGATATTTCGTCCTCTTTTCTTATCGTTTGCGGAACAGCGCACCCTCAGGGACAGCGATTTCTCGAACGTCTTAAGACCGAAGCCGGTTGTCCGATTCGTTATTTTCCGTCACAATTCTTGCAGGAAAAAATCTCGGAAGGCGAATTTTCACGTTGGGCAAAATCTTTGATTCCCGACTGGAAATGGAGCAATAAAATGGCGATTTCCGTTTCTCAGTCTAAGGTCTCGTTTCCGGGAAGCTCTTCTTTGTTGCGTTTGCGCATGGATGAGGTGGTTGCCGAACTGGTGAAGAATTGTCCGGTGCAGGAGTTGTTGATCGAAGGAGGAGCAACTGCTTACAGTGTACTGAATTACCTGAAGTGGAAAACGCTGATTCCCGAACAGGAACTCGAACCCGGCGTTGTGCGTATGCGGGTAGGACGGAAGCCTTCACTGTATCTCACCATCAAACCGGGAAGCTATTCCTGGCCGTCGGGAATTGCGGGAATCAAAAACTAA
- a CDS encoding glycoside hydrolase family 28 protein, with product MKKLLTICLLALSVQWAVAEVVDMQKAGAVADGKTLNTAVIKKTIDRLSAHGGGTLFFPAGTYLTGPIVLKSNITIDIESGATIQFSTNYDDYLPFVEMRYEGVVMKSFSPLFYAYGQENITIKGRGKIDGNGQAWWNAVWALEGAKKDEALAARVQKYRALWDKENPDFQIEANSDWKGTLAKKFFRPSFIQFYKSKDIRIEGITLVNSPFWTVNPEFCENVTVDGITINNPYSPNTDGINPSSCKNVHIANCHISVGDDCITIKSGRDAQGRKYGVPCENVTVTNCTMLAGHGGVVIGSEMSGSVRKVTISNCVFDGTDRGIRIKSVRGRGGYVEEVRVNNIVMKDIKKEAIVLSLFYGKAPLEPLSERTPIFRNIHISGMTGSNVNAACLVEGIEEMPVSDVSFEDINMDAQSGFDISRAKDIRLSNVKVNAQMGAAFKLSDVSNAYLSNVSTLKPIADKSVIEATNVSDLFITGCFPQAGSRSFLSLNGEKSNNIILSGNYLIRVTNPVERQEDLNKNVVIVEK from the coding sequence ATGAAAAAACTATTGACAATTTGCCTGTTGGCCTTGTCTGTGCAATGGGCTGTTGCCGAGGTTGTAGACATGCAGAAAGCCGGTGCCGTAGCAGATGGTAAAACCTTGAATACGGCTGTGATTAAGAAAACCATCGATCGGTTGTCGGCTCATGGCGGCGGAACGCTCTTCTTTCCGGCAGGAACCTATCTGACCGGTCCCATTGTGTTGAAAAGCAATATTACCATAGATATAGAATCGGGAGCAACAATCCAATTTTCAACAAACTACGACGATTATCTTCCTTTTGTCGAAATGCGTTACGAAGGGGTGGTGATGAAGAGTTTTTCTCCGCTGTTTTATGCTTACGGTCAGGAGAATATCACTATCAAAGGACGTGGTAAAATCGACGGAAACGGACAGGCGTGGTGGAATGCCGTTTGGGCGCTTGAAGGTGCCAAAAAAGATGAGGCGCTGGCAGCCCGCGTGCAAAAATACCGTGCGCTTTGGGATAAAGAAAATCCTGATTTCCAGATTGAAGCTAATTCCGATTGGAAAGGAACGCTGGCAAAGAAATTCTTCCGTCCGTCGTTTATCCAGTTTTACAAAAGCAAAGATATTCGCATCGAGGGGATTACGTTGGTCAACTCTCCTTTTTGGACCGTCAATCCCGAGTTTTGCGAAAATGTGACGGTCGATGGTATTACCATCAATAACCCATATTCTCCCAATACCGACGGAATCAACCCGTCGTCGTGCAAAAATGTACACATTGCCAACTGTCATATCAGCGTGGGCGACGACTGCATCACCATCAAATCGGGTCGCGATGCGCAGGGTCGCAAATACGGAGTCCCCTGCGAAAACGTTACTGTGACTAATTGCACCATGCTGGCCGGTCATGGCGGAGTGGTTATCGGCAGCGAGATGTCGGGCAGCGTGCGCAAAGTGACCATCTCTAACTGCGTGTTCGACGGTACCGACCGGGGCATCCGCATCAAATCGGTTCGTGGTCGTGGTGGCTATGTGGAAGAAGTGCGGGTGAACAATATTGTGATGAAAGACATTAAAAAAGAGGCAATTGTGCTGAGTTTGTTCTACGGAAAAGCTCCGCTCGAACCGCTTTCCGAACGTACTCCTATCTTCCGGAATATCCATATTTCGGGAATGACCGGTAGTAATGTAAATGCTGCATGTTTGGTAGAGGGAATCGAGGAGATGCCGGTGTCGGATGTCTCATTCGAAGATATCAACATGGATGCACAGAGTGGTTTTGATATTAGTCGTGCAAAAGATATCCGACTGAGCAATGTGAAGGTAAATGCTCAGATGGGAGCTGCATTTAAGCTTTCGGATGTGTCGAATGCTTACCTTAGCAATGTTTCTACGTTGAAACCTATTGCCGATAAATCGGTGATCGAAGCCACCAATGTCTCCGACCTGTTTATCACCGGCTGTTTTCCACAGGCAGGTAGCCGTTCGTTCCTGTCGCTGAACGGAGAAAAGAGTAACAATATCATCTTGTCGGGCAATTATCTGATTCGGGTTACGAATCCGGTTGAAAGACAGGAAGATTTGAACAAGAATGTCGTTATCGTTGAAAAATAA
- a CDS encoding glucuronyl esterase domain-containing protein has product MKKLLTAFLVLLFAAPLFAQTADEGYSRPLADVLQSIEKQFHIQFKYDKKMIDGKQLQGADWRIRPWSLEKTLQAVLSPFDYTYVMDHGKYKVKAYEYARTTDEEGKEFLDYLKTLYNDKDSWEKRKAELKSCMREALRFPALVPAKPDSKVILTPKRKYDGYTVENFAIETLPSVYVCGSIYKPLKMKGKCPVMLNPNGHFGDGRYRADQQKRCAMEARMGIIAADWDLFAWGESLLQFDGTMHRISAAQSIQTLNTTRVLDYLLTMKEADPKRVGITGGSGGGSMTMLVSAIDDRITLSIPVVMLSSHFNGGCPCESGMPTHLCGNRTNNAEVAAMFAPKPLLAITDGGDWSSTVPTLEYPFLQRTYGFYGAESQVEDTHFPAEGHDYGFSKRKAMYEFVAKHFGLNINVLKDASGAFDESKVTIEKEPQMYAFGPKGENLPANAIKGKEALMAMLKKVGF; this is encoded by the coding sequence ATGAAAAAATTACTGACAGCATTTTTGGTGCTTCTGTTTGCAGCACCGCTTTTTGCCCAAACAGCCGACGAAGGCTACAGTCGTCCGTTGGCAGATGTACTGCAATCGATCGAAAAGCAGTTTCATATTCAGTTCAAGTACGACAAAAAAATGATCGATGGCAAGCAATTGCAGGGTGCCGACTGGCGTATTCGTCCCTGGAGCCTCGAAAAAACATTACAGGCAGTGCTCTCCCCGTTCGATTACACTTATGTGATGGATCATGGCAAGTACAAAGTTAAAGCGTACGAGTATGCCCGCACCACCGATGAAGAGGGGAAGGAGTTTCTCGATTATCTGAAAACACTTTACAACGATAAAGATAGTTGGGAAAAACGGAAAGCCGAGCTGAAATCGTGTATGCGTGAGGCGTTGCGTTTCCCGGCGCTGGTTCCGGCCAAGCCCGATTCGAAGGTTATTCTCACGCCGAAGCGGAAATACGACGGTTACACGGTCGAAAATTTTGCCATCGAAACACTTCCGAGCGTTTATGTGTGCGGATCAATCTATAAACCGCTAAAGATGAAGGGTAAATGCCCCGTTATGCTCAATCCGAACGGTCACTTTGGTGACGGACGTTACCGTGCCGATCAGCAAAAACGTTGTGCCATGGAGGCTCGTATGGGAATTATTGCTGCCGACTGGGATCTCTTTGCCTGGGGTGAAAGCCTTTTGCAATTCGATGGTACAATGCACCGCATAAGCGCTGCTCAAAGTATCCAAACCCTCAATACCACCCGTGTACTCGATTATTTGCTGACAATGAAAGAGGCAGATCCGAAGCGTGTCGGTATCACCGGCGGATCGGGTGGTGGTAGTATGACGATGCTCGTTTCGGCCATCGACGACCGTATCACTCTGAGCATTCCGGTGGTAATGCTATCGTCGCACTTCAACGGTGGGTGTCCCTGCGAAAGCGGAATGCCGACCCACCTTTGCGGCAACCGCACGAACAATGCTGAGGTGGCAGCCATGTTTGCCCCGAAACCGTTGCTGGCCATTACCGATGGCGGTGACTGGTCAAGCACTGTTCCGACGCTGGAATATCCTTTCCTGCAACGCACTTATGGATTTTATGGAGCCGAAAGTCAGGTGGAAGATACCCATTTTCCGGCTGAAGGACACGATTATGGTTTCTCCAAACGCAAAGCAATGTATGAATTTGTGGCAAAACATTTTGGGTTGAATATCAATGTATTGAAAGATGCTTCCGGTGCGTTTGATGAAAGCAAAGTGACCATCGAAAAGGAACCGCAAATGTATGCTTTCGGTCCAAAAGGAGAGAACCTTCCGGCCAATGCCATTAAGGGTAAAGAAGCGTTGATGGCAATGCTGAAGAAAGTCGGATTTTGA
- a CDS encoding transposase — protein sequence MEKKEYHRANLPHYQQPGQAYFVTWSLKDAIPAKAMKDYSDQLTSLRLQIETSTRDGNQKLCAELNQQYYLVRKKMMKAYEGLLHLASKPIVDLSAAEYVQIVIDALTFWQDKKLCNYAICVMPNHVHWVFRLLEKDASDNPVYLEDVLKSVKQFSATEINKRAGITGRLWHKESWDTTIRDDRHLYAAIEYTQNNPVEAGLVTDCNDWKGTVVFEK from the coding sequence ATGGAGAAGAAGGAATACCACAGGGCAAATCTACCCCATTATCAGCAACCAGGGCAAGCTTATTTTGTCACATGGTCGTTGAAAGATGCTATTCCGGCAAAAGCCATGAAAGATTATTCTGATCAACTTACTTCGTTACGACTTCAGATTGAAACCAGTACAAGAGATGGTAATCAGAAACTTTGTGCAGAGTTGAATCAGCAATATTATCTTGTGCGCAAAAAAATGATGAAAGCGTATGAAGGGCTTTTACATCTGGCAAGCAAACCAATCGTTGATCTTTCAGCAGCGGAATATGTTCAGATTGTCATTGACGCATTAACCTTTTGGCAGGACAAAAAGCTTTGTAATTATGCGATTTGTGTTATGCCGAATCATGTGCACTGGGTATTCAGACTGTTGGAAAAAGATGCTAGCGATAATCCTGTTTATTTGGAAGATGTTTTGAAGTCGGTGAAGCAATTTTCTGCCACAGAGATAAATAAACGTGCAGGAATAACAGGACGTTTATGGCATAAAGAGAGTTGGGATACAACCATCAGAGACGACAGACATTTATATGCTGCTATTGAATATACACAGAACAACCCTGTAGAAGCCGGTTTGGTTACAGATTGTAACGACTGGAAGGGAACCGTTGTTTTTGAAAAATGA